In Aspergillus fumigatus Af293 chromosome 2, whole genome shotgun sequence, a genomic segment contains:
- a CDS encoding putative C2H2 finger domain protein — MSSLPYTCNTCLVAFRSSDAQRDHMRTDWHLYNMKRRVASLPPVSQEIFNEKVLAAKATSTAAAAKASFEKSCLACQKTFYSENSYQNHVKSSKHKAREARMSKDLADDSSSVMSSTFSLGEPINKSQEGDSEVAKVADNLKTSTIEEEEEEEIEDESEYSPSRCLFCSHKASDPQENTEHMRRSHGMFIPEKDYLVNLEGLIHYLYRKINENSECLYCHAIRNSPAGIRTHMRDKGHCMIAFETEEEQIEIGQYYDFRSTYSDDEAGSVTSETPEDGGVKVTSSDGDDDGWETETSASSLDDDEDDDFDSHRKAAVVYQTEYELHLPSGKSVGHRSLAKYYRQNLHNYPSMEERIARQLAIENGEVEEERPRGRNPTRALVTRANGGLGMLGATEDQKRVAVMSERKDRTRAIRQELRYRDRVNRAANNQKHFRDPLLQ, encoded by the exons atgtcttctcttccttatACTTGCAACACCTGCTTGGTTGCGTTTCGGAGCAGCGATGCTCAAAGGGATCACATGCGCACGGATTGGCA TTTATATAACATGAAGCGCCGTGTTGCTTCTCTGCCTCCGGTATCCCAGGAAATCTTCAATGAAAAAGTCCTTGCCGCCAAAGCCACTTCGACCGCCGCTGCCGCCAAGGCGTCCTTCGAGAAGTCCTGCCTCGCTTGCCAGAAGACATTCTACAGTGAGAACTCGTATCAGAACCATGTCAAGAGCTCCAAGCACAAGGCCCGCGAAGCGCGGATGAGCAAAGATCTGGCAGACGACTCGTCATCCGTGATGAGCTCCACGTTCTCTCTGGGCGAACCGATCAACAAGTCACAAGAAGGCGATTCGGAAGTTGCCAAGGTTGCCGACAATCTCAAGACATCAACgatcgaggaagaggaggaggaggagatcgaggacgAGTCTGAATACTCGCCTTCCCGCTGTCTGTTCTGTAGCCACAAGGCTTCAGACCCTCAGGAGAACACAGAACACATGCGCAGGAGCCACGGCATGTTCATTCCAGAGAAAGACTACCTCGTTAACCTCGAGGGTTTGATCCACTACCTCTACCGCAAAATCAACGAGAACAGTGAATGCCTCTACTGCCATGCCATCCGGAACAGCCCTGCCGGCATTCGCACTCACATGCGGGACAAGGGCCATTGCATGATCGCTTTcgagaccgaggaggaacagatCGAGATTGGCCAGTATTACGACTTCCGCAGCACATACTCCGATGACGAGGCCGGGTCAGTAACCAGCGAGACACCAGAGGACGGCGGAGTCAAGGTAACCAGCTCGgacggcgacgacgacgggTGGGAGACAGAaacctccgcctcctccctggatgacgacgaagacgacgacttCGATTCCCACCGAAAGGCAGCCGTCGTGTACCAGACGGAATACGAACTGCACCTCCCGTCCGGGAAGAGCGTCGGCCACCGCTCTCTCGCCAAATACTACCGCCAGAACCTACACAACTACCCTTCGATGGAGGAGCGGATCGCCCGCCAACTCGCCATCGAGAACGGCGAAGTCGAGGAAGAGCGGCCCCGCGGCCGCAACCCCACCCGCGCCCTTGTCACTCGTGCCAACGGCGGCCTCGGAATGCTCGGCGCTACGGAGGATCAGAAACGGGTCGCTGTCATGTCGGAACGCAAGGACCGGACGCGCGCCATTCGGCAAGAACTTAGGTACCGAGACCGGGTCAACCGGGCTGCGAACAACCAGAAACACTTCCGG GACCCTCTCCTGCAATGA